In Gadus chalcogrammus isolate NIFS_2021 chromosome 13, NIFS_Gcha_1.0, whole genome shotgun sequence, a single genomic region encodes these proteins:
- the LOC130402541 gene encoding N6-adenosine-methyltransferase TMT1A-like, with product MEVFMKLCKILCLMLTLPLWILEQLGLYGLYKRVFPFLAYNITFSYNDKMHKVKRNLFRNIHNFANKDHTLRLLEIGCGSGANFPFYPGGCTVTCTDPNPHFERYLRRSMEANTHLTYEAFLVMAGEDMTGVADQSMDVVVCTLVLCSVRDVRRVLEETQRILRPGGAFYFMEHVASARGSWTFFFQYALQPAWYYLGDGCVTTRETWKDLEAAGFSSLHLSHVEAPQVTYTIRPHVLGWAVK from the exons ATGGAGGTTTTTATGAAACTATGCAAAATCCTTTGTTTAATGCTCACGTTGCCGCTGTGGATACTGGAGCAGCTGGGCTTGTACGGTTTATACAAACGGGTGTTTCCTTTCCTCGCCTACAACATAACATTTTCATACAATGACAAAATGCACAAAGTGAAGCGAAACCTTTTCCGTAACATCCACAACTTCGCCAATAAGGACCACACTCTACGACTGCTGGAGATCGGCTGTGGGAGCGGGGCAAACTTCCCCTTCTATCCGGGGGGCTGCACCGTGACCTGCACCGACCCCAACCCGCACTTTGAGCGGTACTTGAGGAGGAGCATGGAGGCGAACACGCACCTGACATACGAGGCGTTCTTAGTCATGGCCGGTGAGGACATGACTGGGGTCGCCGACCAGAGCATGGACGTGGTGGTCTGCACGCTGGTCCTCTGCTCGGTCCGGGACGTCCGACGGGTCCTGGAGGAGACGCAACGCATCCTCAGACCG GGCGGGGCCTTCTACTTCATGGAGCACGTGGCCTCGGCCCGCGGGTCGTGGACCTTCTTCTTCCAGTACGCACTGCAGCCGGCCTGGTACTACCTGGGGGACGGCTGCGTGACCACCAGGGAGACGTGGAAGGACCTGGAGGCCGCCGGCTTCTCCTCGCTCCACCTCTCACACGTGGAGGCCCCGCAGGTCACCTACACCATCAGGCCGCACGTCCTGGGCTGGGCCGTCAAGTGA
- the scn8ab gene encoding sodium channel, voltage gated, type VIII, alpha subunit b has product MAAPIMAPPGPDSFKKFTPESLANIEKRILEEKNKKPPKPRSDSSHRDADDENERKPNSDLEAGKSVPFIYGDVPKGMFAIPLQDLDPYYINEKTFIVINKGKTIFRFSATDSLYIIQPFNLFRRIAIKILIHSLFSMIIMCTILTNCIFMTFSDPPEWSKQVEYTFTGIYTFESLTKIVARGFAIDSFTFLRDPWNWLDFMVISMAYVTEFVDLGNVSALRTFRVLRALKTISVIPGLKTIVGALIQSVKKLSDVMILTVFCLSVFALIGLQLFMGNLRHKCVFWPINMSEAFPNGTNFDWDDYIMNRTNFYFLPNQLDALICGNSSDAGRCPEGYTCMKAGRNPNYGYTSFDSFGWAFLTLFRLMTQDFWENLYMLTLRAAGKTYMIFFVLVIFVGSFYLVNLILAVVAMAYEEQNQATIEEAEQKEAEFKAMLEQLKKQQEETQAAAMATSAGTVSEPALDEEGGGQLSRSSSEVSKLSSKSAKERRNRKKKWRQKEQEKEKGDSEKVVKSESDDGSKRSGLRFPGSRLGRKASIMNQSLLSIPGSPFMSRHNSRSSIFSFKGRSKDAGSENEFADDEHSTVEESEDRRGSLFIPYRRNSYSGYSQGSSRIHPLAPHTGGKRNSTVDCNGVVSLIGPGPGGRLLPETTEVEVKKKHSGSLMVSVDQLNCSFKGKDRANSQMSVVTNTLMEELEESQRSCPPCWYKFANMFLIWECFPLWLKIKHITYLIVMDPFVDLAITICIVLNTLFMAMEHYPMTPHFEEVLSVGNLVFTGIFAAEMFAKLVAMDPYYYFQEGWNIFDGFIVTLSLVELGLADVEGLSVLRSFRLLRVFKLAKSWPTLNMLIKIIGNSVGALGNLTLVLAIIVFIFAVVGMQLFGKSYKDCVCKIAEDCVLPRWHMHDFFHSFLIVFRVLCGEWIETMWDCMEVAGQTMCLTVFMMVMVIGNLVVLNLFLALLLSSFSADNLAATDDDGEPNNLQLAMARMKIGIAWFKVHMRILMAHILKKPLEDEQKPLDDMYDKKLNCIANHTGVEINRELDYAKNGNGTTSGIGSSVGKYMIDEDYMSFIHNPNLTVCVPIAVGESDFENLNTEDFSSESDVENSKDLDDTSSSEGSTIDIKPDLEEVALVEVVEEYLDPDACWTDECIAKYKCCDVPITHGWGKHWWFLRKTCYLIVEHNWFETLIIFMILLSSGALAFEDVYIEQRKTIKIILEYADRVFTYIFILEMLLKWVAYGFVKYFTNAWCWLDFFIVDVSIVSLIANALGYSDLGPIKSLRTLRALRPLRALSRFEGMRVVVNALVGAIPSIMNVLLVCLIFWLIFSIMGVNLFAGKYYYCYNETAEAIFLPHEVNNKTECLAFINANYTNVRWKNVKINFDNVGAGYLALLQVATFKGWMDIMYAAIDSRKVEDQPIYEDNLYMYVYFVVFIIFGSFFTLNLFIGVIIDNFNQQKKKFGGQDIFMTEEQKKYYNAMKKLGSKKPQKPIPRPLNAFQGMVFDFVTQQVFDISIMILICLNMVTMMVETDDQTDETEHILYWVNFVFIVAFTTEFVLKLFALRHYYFTIGWNVFDVVVVILSVVGMFLAELIEKYFVSPTLFRVIRLARIGRILRLIKGAKGIRTLLFALMMSLPALFNIGLLLFLVMFIFSIFGMSNFGYVKHGAGIDDMYNFETFGNSMICLFMITTSAGWDGLLLPILNYPPDCDPTLENAGTPATGDCGNPSVGIFFFVMYIIISFLIVVNMYIAIILENFSVATEESADPLSEDDFETFYEIWEKFDPDASQFITYSKLSDFADSLDQPLRVSKPNTIELIAMDMPMVSGDRIHCLDILFAFTKRVLGDSGELDMLRQQMEERFVAANPSKVSYEPITTTLRRKQEDVSAKIIQRAYRSYLARRGFVCKRKQANNKVENGGTNQDHEKKEGTPSTGSLPSYDSVTKPDKEKQDDNQEGRGGRKEKGRNQKDVRESKC; this is encoded by the exons ATGGCTGCTCCCATTATGGCACCCCCAGGCCCGGACAGCTTCAAGAAGTTCACTCCCGAATCGCTCGCTAACATCGAGAAGCGCATCCTAgaggagaagaacaagaagcCGCCCAAGCCCCGATCGGACAGCAGCCACCGCGACGCCGACGACGAGAATGAACGCAAACCCAACAGCGACCTGGAGGCCGGGAAGAGCGTGCCGTTCATCTACGGGGACGTGCCCAAGGGCATGTTCGCCATTCCGCTCCAGGACCTCGACCCCTACTATATCAACGAGAAA ACCTTTATAGTCATCAACAAAGGGAAAACCATCTTCCGCTTCAGTGCCACGGACTCCCTCTACATCATTCAGCCCTTTAACCTGTTCAGGAGAATAGCGATTAAGATTTTGATACATTC GTTATTCAGCATGATCATCATGTGTACCATTTTGACGAACTGTATATTCATGACCTTTAGCGACCCTCCAGAATGGTCCAAACAAGTAGA GTACACCTTCACGGGTATCTACACCTTCGAGTCCCTCACCAAGATCGTGGCCCGAGGTTTTGCTATAGACAGCTTCACGTTTCTGCGAGATCCCTGGAACTGGCTGGACTTCATGGTCATCTCCATGGC ATATGTAACAGAGTTTGTGGACCTGGGGAATGTCTCGGCGCTGAGAACGTTCAGGGTTCTCCGGGCCTTGAAAACTATTTCTGTAATTCCAG GCCTGAAGACCATTGTGGGAGCCCTGATCCAGTCGGTGAAGAAGCTTTCAGACGTGATGATCCTGACCGTCTTCTGTCTCAGCGTGTTCGCCTTAATTGGGCTGCAGCTCTTCATGGGAAACCTACGACACAAATGTGTGTTCTGGCCCATCAACATGTCAGAGGCATTCCCAAACGGCACCAATTTCGACTGGGATGATTACATCATGAACAGGA CCAATTTCTACTTCCTGCCCAACCAACTGGATGCCCTGATATGTGGAAACAGCTCTGATGCTGG GCGTTGCCCTGAGGGCTACACCTGTATGAAGGCGGGCAGGAACCCCAACTACGGCTACACCAGCTTCGACAGCTTCGGCTGGGCCTTCCTCACCCTCTTCCGACTCATGACCCAGGACTTCTGGGAGAATCTCTACATGCTG ACGCTGCGTGCCGCGGGTAAGACCTACATGATCTTCTTCGTGCTGGTGATCTTCGTGGGCTCCTTCTACCTGGTGAACCTGATCCTGGCCGTGGTGGCCATGGCGTATGAGGAGCAGAACCAGGCCACCATAGAGGAGGCGGAGCAGAAGGAGGCTGAGTTCAAGGCCATGCTGGAGCAGCTGAAGAAGCAGCAAGAGGAGACTCAG GCCGCTGCCATGGCAACGTCGGCGGGCACGGTGTCGGAGCCGGCGCTGgatgaagagggggggggccaGCTGTCCCGCAGCTCCTCGGAGGTCTCCAAGCTCAGCTCCAAGAGCGCCAAGGAGCGCCGCAACCGCAAGAAGAAGTGGCggcagaaggagcaggagaaggagaagggcgACAGCGAGAAGGTGGTGAAGAGCGAATCGGACGACGGCAGCAAGAGGAGCGGCCTGCGCTTCCCCGGCAGCCGGCTGGGACGCAAGGCCTCCATCATGAACCAG tctctcctcaGCATCCCCGGCTCGCCCTTCATGTCGCGCCACAACAGCCGCAGCAGCATCTTCAGCTTCAAGGGCCGCTCCAAGGACGCCGGCTCGGAGAACGAGTTCGCCGACGACGAGCACAGCAcggtggaggagagcgaggaccGCCGCGGCTCCCTCTTCATCCCATACCGCCGCAACAGCTACAGCGGCTACAGCCAGGGCTCCTCGCGCATCCACCCGCTGGCGCCGCACACGGGCGGCAAGAGGAACAGCACGGTGGACTGCAACGGCGTGGTGTCGCTCATCGGCCCCGGGCCAGGCGGCCGGCTCCTGCCTGAG ACCacagaggtggaggtgaagaagaAGCACTCTGGGTCCCTGATGGTGTCCGTGGACCAGCTCAACTGCTCCTTCAAGGGGAAGGACCGCGCCAACAGCCAGATGAGCGTGGTCACCAACACACTGATGGAGG AGCTGGAGGAGTCTCAGCGGAGTTGTCCACCTTGCTGGTACAAGTTTGCGAACATGTTCCTCATCTGGGAGTGCTTCCCTCTCTGGCTGAAGATCAAGCACATAACGTACCTCATCGTCATGGACCCCTTCGTGGACCTGGCTATCACCATCTGCATTGTGCTCAACACACTCTTCATGGCCATGGAGCACTACCCCATGACCCCTCACTTTGAGGAGGTGCTGTCCGTTGGAAACCTG GTGTTCACGGGGATCTTCGCGGCGGAGATGTTTGCCAAGCTGGTTGCCATGGATCCCTACTACTACTTCCAGGAGGGCTGGAACATCTTTGACGGCTTCATCGTAACCCTGAGTTTAGTGGAGCTGGGATTGGCTGACGTGGAGGGTCTGTCTGTGCTGCGATCCTTCCGATTG ctgagAGTGTTCAAGCTGGCCAAGTCCTGGCCCACCCTCAACATGCTGATCAAGATCATCGGTAACTCGGTGGGCGCCCTGGGGAACCTGACCCTGGTGCTGGCCATCATCGTCTTCATCTTCGCCGTGGTGGGCATGCAGCTCTTCGGCAAGAGCTACAAGGACTGCGTGTGCAAGATCGCCGAGGACTGCGTGCTGCCGCGCTGGCACATGCACGACTTCTTCCACTCCTTCCTCATCGTGTTCCGCGTGCTGTGCGGCGAGTGGATCGAGACCATGTGGGACTGCATGGAGGTGGCGGGCCAGACCATGTGCCTCACCGTCTTCATGATGGTCATGGTCATCGGCAACCTGGTG GTGCTGAATCTGTTCCTTGCCCTGCTGCTGAGTTCCTTCAGCGCTGACAACTTGGCCGCCACGGACGACGACGGCGAGCCCAACAACCTGCAGCTGGCCATGGCGCGCATGAAGATCGGCATCGCCTGGTTCAAGGTCCACATGCGCATCCTCATGGCCCACATCCTCAAGAAG CCGCTGGAGGACGAGCAGAAGCCCCTGGACGACATGTACGACAAGAAGCTGAACTGCATCGCCAACCACACGGGCGTGGAGATCAACCGCGAGCTGGACTACGCCAAAAACGGCAACGGCACCACCAGTGGCATCGGCAGCAGCGTGGGCAAGTACATGATCGACGAGGACTACATGTCCTTCATCCACAACCCCAACCTCACCGTGTGCGTGCCCATCGCCGTGGGCGAGTCGGACTTCGAGAACCTCAACACGGAGGACTTCAGCAGCGAGTCGGACGTGGAGAACAGCAAAGAC CTGGACGACACCAGCTCGTCGGAGGGCAGCACCATCGACATCAAGCCCgacctggaggaggtggcgctggtggaggtggtggaggagtacCTGGACCCGGACGCCTGCTGGACCGACG AATGCATCGCCAAGTACAAGTGCTGCGACGTGCCCATCACCCACGGCTGGGGCAAGCACTGGTGGTTCCTGAGGAAGACCTGCTACCTGATCGTGGAGCACAACTGGTTCGAGACCCTCATCATCTTCATGATCCTGCTCAGTAGTGGAGCTCTG gCCTTCGAGGACGTGTACATCGAGCAGAGGAAGACCATCAAGATCATCCTGGAGTACGCCGACCGCGTCTTCACCTACATCTTCATCCTGGAGATGCTGCTCAAGTGGGTGGCCTACGGCTTCGTCAAGTACTTCACCAACGCATGGTGCTGGCTGGACTTCTTCATCGTGGAC gTGTCCATTGTGAGCTTGATAGCGAATGCGTTGGGCTACTCCGATCTGGGACCAATCAAATCGCTCAGGACTCTGAGAGCTCTGAGGCCCCTGAGGGCCCTCTCACGTTTCGAGGGGATGAGG GTGGTGGTGAACGCGCTGGTGGGCGCCATCCCCTCCATCATGAACGTGCTGCTGGTGTGCCTCATCTTCTGGCTGATCTTCAGCATCATGGGCGTCAACCTGTTTGCGGGGaagtactactactgctacaacGAGACGGCGGAGGCTATATTCCTGCCCCACGAGGTCAACAACAAGACCGAGTGCTTGGCCTTCATCAACgccaactacaccaacgtgcgCTGGAAAAACGTCAAGATCAACTTCGACAACGTGGGGGCCGGCTACCTCGCCCTGCTGCAAGTG GCCACCTTCAAAGGCTGGATGGACATCATGTACGCAGCGATAGACTCCAGAAAG GTGGAGGACCAGCCCATCTACGAAGACAACCTGTATATGTACGTCTACTTTGTGGTCTTCATCATCTTCGGATCCTTCTTCACCCTCAACCTCTTCATCGGTGTCATCATCGACAACTTCAATCAACAGAAGAAAAAG TTTGGAGGTCAGGATATCTTCATGACGGAGGAGCAGAAGAAATACTACAATGCCATGAAGAAGTTAGGATCCAAGAAACCGCAGAAACCGATACCCAGGCCACTG aACGCTTTCCAGGGCATGGTGTTTGACTTCGTGACGCAACAGGTCTTTGACATCTCCATCATGATCCTCATCTGCCTCAACATGGTCACCATGATGGTGGAGACGGACGACCAGACGGACGAGACGGAGCACATCCTCTACTGGGTCAACTTCGTGTTCATTGTGGCCTTCACCACCGAGTTCGTCCTCAAGCTGTTCGCGCTGAGGCACTACTACTTCACCATCGGCTGGAACGTGTTCGACGTGGTGGTCGTCATCCTCTCCGTCGTGG GGATGTTTCTGGCGGAGTTGATCGAGAAGTACTTTGTCTCGCCGACCCTGTTCAGGGTGATCCGACTGGCCCGCATCGGCAGGATCCTCCGCCTCATCAAAGGAGCCAAGGGCATCAGGACTCTGTTGTTTGCCCTGATGATGTCCCTGCCTGCCCTGTTCAACATCGGCCTCCTGCTTTTCCTGGTCATGTTCATCTTCTCCATCTTCGGCATGTCTAACTTTGGCTACGTGAAACACGGGGCCGGAATCGACGACATGTACAACTTTGAGACCTTCGGCAACAGCATGATCTGCCTGTTCATGATCACCACCTCGGCGGGCTGGGACGGCCTGCTGCTGCCCATCCTCAACTACCCCCCGGACTGCGACCCCACCCTGGAGAACGCCGGCACCCCGGCCACGGGCGACTGCGGAAACCCCTCGGTGGGCATCTTTTTCTTCGTCATGTACATCATCATCTCCTTCCTCATCGTGGTCAACATGTACATCGCCATCATCCTGGAGAACTTCAGCGTGGCCACCGAGGAGAGCGCCGACCCGCTCAGCGAGGACGACTTCGAGACCTTCTACGAGATCTGGGAGAAGTTCGACCCGGACGCCTCGCAGTTCATCACCTACTCCAAGCTGTCCGACTTCGCGGACTCCCTGGACCAACCGCTGCGCGTGTCCAAGCCCAACACCATCGAGCTGATCGCCATGGACATGCCCATGGTGAGCGGCGACCGCATCCACTGCCTGGACATCCTGTTTGCCTTCACCAAGCGCGTGCTGGGCGACAGCGGCGAGCTGGACATGCTGCGGCAGCAGATGGAGGAGCGCTTTGTGGCGGCCAACCCGTCCAAGGTGT
- the LOC130402542 gene encoding N6-adenosine-methyltransferase TMT1A-like — MELLMNFLTLFFKVLTLPLQLIEAVGLYEWYKGFFALLMSKISVSYNAKMDDKKRDLFSNLPDFKKPSEPLTVLEIGCGTGTNFKYYPPGCKVICTDPNRHFKKYLEKGMSENTHLSFERFLVAAGEDMGSIEDETVDAVVATLVLCSVRDMTRTIQEAHRMLRPGGALFFMEHVVAERSSWTYFFQHILQPMWYYFGDGCELTRSTWNDLEAAGFSELKLKRIEAPLNFLIKPHIVGYAVK; from the exons ATGGAGCTGCTTATGAACTTTCTTACCTTGTTCTTTAAGGTGTTGACGTTGCCCCTCCAACTGATCGAAGCAGTTGGTCTCTACGAATGGTACAAAGGCTTCTTCGCGTTGCTCATGTCCAAAATTAGCGTTTCGTACAATGCAAAAATGGACGACAAAAAGAGGGACCTGTTCAGCAACCTTCCGGACTTCAAGAAGCCCTCCGAGCCGCTAACCGTCCTGGAGATAGGCTGCGGGACCGGGACCAACTTCAAATACTACCCACCTGGCTGCAAAGTCATCTGCACCGATCCCAACAGACACTTCAAGAAATACCTGGAGAAGGGTATGAGCGAGAACACCCACCTGTCTTTCGAGAGGTTCTTGGTGGCGGCCGGGGAGGACATGGGGTCGATTGAGGACGAGACTGTTGACGCCGTTGTGGCCACCCTGGTGCTGTGCTCTGTGCGGGACATGACCCGCACCATTCAGGAGGCCCACCGCATGCTCAGGCCC GGGGGAGCCCTCTTCTTCATGGAGCACGTGGTCGCAGAGCGCTCCTCCTGGACCTACTTCTTCCAGCACATTCTCCAGCCCATGTGGTACTACTTTGGCGATGGCTGTGAGCTGACCCGGTCGACCTGGAACGACCTGGAGGCCGCTGGGTTCTCCGAGCTCAAACTGAAGCGCATCGAGGCTCCCCTCAACTTCCTGATCAAGCCACACATCGTGGGCTACGCCGTCAAGTAG